The following are encoded in a window of Bacillus sp. es.036 genomic DNA:
- a CDS encoding metal-sensitive transcriptional regulator has product MEYTNEMKNRLKRVEGQIRGVLRMIEEEKDCKDVITQLSASRTAIDRTIGLIVGSNLEECIREQLDKGESTEDVVKEAVQLLVKSR; this is encoded by the coding sequence ATGGAATATACAAATGAAATGAAAAATCGTTTAAAAAGAGTGGAAGGTCAAATTCGCGGTGTTCTCCGGATGATCGAAGAAGAAAAAGATTGTAAAGACGTTATTACTCAGCTTTCTGCGAGTCGGACGGCAATTGACCGCACAATTGGATTAATTGTTGGTTCTAATCTTGAAGAATGCATTCGAGAACAACTTGATAAGGGTGAGTCCACAGAAGACGTCGTAAAAGAAGCCGTACAACTATTAGTGAAAAGTCGCTAG